In Sphingomonas phyllosphaerae, one DNA window encodes the following:
- a CDS encoding FKBP-type peptidyl-prolyl cis-trans isomerase, with the protein MSTVTAVPIAPVRRAYVFWLVAGLLIALVAGIALARAGDTGIVTTPSGLRYQVLKAGDVKGARPTDTDVSLVNYEGRLVDGTVFDKSQQPTPLPVAGVVPGFSEGLKLMHKGSKYRLWIKPELGYGERANGPIPANSTLVFDVELQDFLPEATVRQLQMQQSMMGGLPGMGGPGGPAPSGR; encoded by the coding sequence ATGTCGACTGTCACTGCCGTCCCGATCGCCCCCGTCCGACGCGCTTATGTGTTCTGGCTGGTGGCGGGGCTGCTGATCGCTCTGGTGGCCGGCATCGCGTTGGCGCGCGCAGGCGACACCGGCATCGTGACGACGCCCTCCGGGCTTCGATATCAGGTGCTCAAGGCGGGTGACGTCAAGGGCGCACGGCCGACCGATACCGACGTGTCGCTCGTGAACTACGAGGGGCGGCTGGTGGACGGCACGGTCTTCGACAAGTCGCAGCAGCCGACGCCGTTGCCCGTCGCCGGCGTCGTTCCGGGCTTTTCCGAAGGCCTGAAGTTGATGCACAAGGGCTCCAAGTACCGGCTCTGGATCAAGCCGGAACTCGGCTACGGCGAACGCGCCAACGGCCCGATCCCCGCCAATTCGACGCTGGTCTTCGACGTCGAGCTTCAGGATTTTCTGCCCGAGGCGACCGTGCGTCAGCTGCAGATGCAGCAGAGCATGATGGGCGGATTGCCGGGCATGGGCGGTCCGGGTGGACCTGCACCCTCGGGGCGCTGA
- a CDS encoding cell wall hydrolase — protein sequence MRAILGGIATSALVAPALIARHTPEVPRAIAAKVVRPQRVVAASEVPTVEPVELQDLTPADARLFNAAIPFVRGPRPAARPFLFAGDETQRGRATDCLAAAAWYEAGDDPVGERAVVQVVLNRLRHPAFPKTVCGVVFQGQERTTGCQFTFTCDGALTRRPSEPAWERARQIATKALNGAVFAKVGYATHYHTDWVVPYWSASLDKLAEVNTHLFFRWTGWWGTPAAFRRVVSSDEPVIAKLGTISAAHRLGGALDEAAAAVAAAAEPGTLVAPVATSIVPGEPDSFTALLPAIAPEGYSAIAKSACGARTKCKFLGWTDRAMLPGGTPMTATQMAGMSFSYLRDKDAGLERELWNCREFPRTGPGLCMRRQVVPAPSPSTTPVLRGPGALDGVRRREEPLAAATPAALP from the coding sequence ATGCGCGCGATCCTCGGCGGGATCGCGACATCGGCGCTCGTCGCGCCCGCCCTCATTGCCCGTCACACACCCGAGGTGCCGCGGGCGATCGCGGCCAAGGTCGTGCGCCCGCAGCGCGTGGTGGCGGCGAGCGAGGTTCCGACGGTCGAACCGGTGGAGCTTCAGGACCTTACCCCTGCCGACGCCCGGCTCTTCAACGCGGCGATCCCGTTCGTGCGGGGCCCGCGCCCGGCGGCGCGGCCTTTCCTCTTCGCAGGCGACGAGACGCAGCGCGGGCGAGCGACCGATTGTCTCGCCGCGGCCGCCTGGTACGAAGCCGGGGATGATCCGGTCGGCGAGCGCGCGGTGGTACAGGTCGTGCTCAACCGGCTGCGGCACCCCGCCTTCCCAAAGACGGTGTGCGGTGTCGTGTTCCAGGGGCAGGAACGCACGACCGGCTGCCAGTTCACCTTCACGTGCGATGGCGCGCTGACCCGGCGGCCGTCCGAGCCCGCATGGGAGCGCGCGCGACAGATCGCGACCAAGGCGTTGAACGGCGCGGTGTTCGCCAAGGTCGGCTATGCCACCCACTACCATACCGACTGGGTGGTGCCGTATTGGAGCGCCAGCCTCGACAAGCTTGCCGAGGTGAACACGCACCTGTTCTTCCGCTGGACCGGCTGGTGGGGCACGCCCGCCGCGTTCCGGCGGGTGGTATCGAGCGACGAGCCGGTCATCGCCAAGCTCGGCACGATTTCGGCGGCGCATCGGCTTGGCGGTGCGCTCGACGAGGCTGCCGCCGCGGTCGCTGCGGCGGCCGAACCGGGGACGCTGGTTGCGCCGGTGGCAACCAGCATTGTGCCCGGCGAGCCGGATAGCTTCACCGCGCTGTTGCCGGCAATCGCGCCCGAGGGATATTCGGCGATCGCGAAATCCGCTTGCGGCGCGCGTACGAAGTGCAAGTTCCTCGGCTGGACGGATCGCGCGATGCTGCCCGGCGGTACGCCGATGACGGCGACGCAGATGGCGGGCATGTCGTTCAGCTATCTGCGCGACAAGGACGCCGGGCTGGAGCGCGAGCTGTGGAATTGCCGGGAGTTTCCGCGCACCGGCCCCGGGCTGTGCATGCGACGGCAGGTGGTGCCTGCTCCCTCCCCAAGCACAACGCCGGTGCTGCGTGGGCCCGGTGCGTTGGACGGGGTGCGGCGCCGTGAAGAGCCGCTCGCTGCCGCAACACCGGCTGCGCTGCCATAG